The following coding sequences lie in one Phragmites australis chromosome 8, lpPhrAust1.1, whole genome shotgun sequence genomic window:
- the LOC133927037 gene encoding zinc finger CCCH domain-containing protein 44-like, translating into MDPGRKRAAPEGANGSGGAKRARELETSQMGVGSKSKPCTKFFSTAGCPFGTSCHFLHNFPGGYQAVARMTNLGGPTVLAPQGRMPMGSGVPDGPPTPTLKTRMCNKYNTAEGCKWGSKCHFAHGERELGKPMQLDNSMGGPPMGPGPNGHFLPPPMPVPDMVPPSTFGASATAKISVDASLAGAIIGKGGTNTKHISRMTGAKLAIRDNEADPNLKNIELEGSFDQIKHASAMVTDLIVRIGGQAPPQAKNPGRGSHAGGPGSNFKTKLCENFNKGSCTFGDRCHFAHGESELRKPAAA; encoded by the exons ATGGACCCCGGCCGCAAGCGGGCCGCGCCAGAGGGCGCCAACGGCTCCGGCGGCGCCAAGCGCGCGAGAG AACTGGAGACATCTCAAATGGGCGTAGGAAGCAAATCGAAGCCGTGCACCAAATTTTTCAG CACTGCTGGTTGTCCCTTTGGTACAAGTTGCCATTTTCTCCATAACTTCCCAGGTGGTTACCAGGCTGTTGCAAGGATGACCAACTTGGGTGGACCGACTGTTCTGGCTCCTCAGGGAAGAATGCCTATGGGATCTGGTGTTCCTGATGGGCCACCTACACCCACTTTGAAAACTCGCATGTGTAATAAGTACAACACTGCAGAAGGATGTAAATGGGGGAGCAAATGTCACTTTGCTcatggagagagggagcttggAAAGCCCATGCAGCTGGACAACTCAATGGGAGGACCTCCAATGGGGCCAGGTCCCAACGGTCACTTTCTACCCCCACCAATGCCTGTCCCAGACATGGTTCCTCCCTCAACATTCGGAGCTTCAGCCACAGCCAAGATCAGTGTCGATGCATCCCTTGCTGGCGCCATCATTGGGAAGGGTGGTACCAACACAAAGCATATATCCCGCATGACTGGGGCCAAGTTAGCTATCCGGGACAATGAGGCTGATCCCAACCTTAAAAACATCGAGCTTGAGGGATCATTTGACCAGATCAAGCATGCTAGTGCAATGGTCACGGATCTAATTGTCCGCATTGGTGGTCAGGCCCCTCCACAAGCCAAGAACCCTGGCAGGGGATCTCATGCTGGGGGGCCTGGAAGCAACTTCAAGACCAAGCTGTGTGAGAACTTCAACAAAGGCTCCTGCACGTTTGGAGACAGGTGCCACTTCGCCCATGGTGAAAGTGAGCTGCGCAAACCTGCTGCTGCTTGA